In Candidatus Methylomirabilota bacterium, one DNA window encodes the following:
- a CDS encoding putative hydro-lyase, giving the protein MPIDARHPREIRADIRAGALTGVTAGLGPGYVQANLAVLPREHAYDFLLFCQRNPRPCPLLEVTDVGSPEPAGVAPGADLRTDLSRYRIYKDGVLADEVTDVRAFWRDDLVAFLLGCSFTFEWALMEAGIPLWHVEHGRNVAMWRTSIACRSAGRFHGPMVVSMRPVAAEHLAKAVTASARFPGAHGAPVHIGNPDAIGIRDITRPDWGDAQEFRAGDVPVFWACGVTPQAVALASRPPLMITHSPGHMFITDVSNSALAVL; this is encoded by the coding sequence ATGCCGATCGACGCTCGTCACCCCCGCGAAATCCGGGCCGACATCAGGGCGGGCGCGCTGACCGGCGTGACCGCTGGTCTCGGTCCCGGTTACGTGCAGGCCAACCTCGCCGTGCTGCCCCGGGAGCACGCCTACGACTTTCTGCTGTTCTGTCAGCGCAACCCGCGGCCGTGCCCGCTCCTGGAAGTCACCGACGTGGGTTCCCCCGAGCCGGCGGGCGTCGCTCCGGGCGCCGACCTCCGCACCGACCTCTCCCGCTACCGGATCTACAAGGACGGCGTGCTGGCCGACGAGGTGACCGATGTCCGCGCCTTCTGGCGCGACGACCTCGTGGCCTTCCTGCTCGGCTGCTCGTTCACGTTCGAGTGGGCCTTGATGGAGGCGGGCATCCCCCTGTGGCACGTCGAGCACGGGCGCAATGTCGCCATGTGGCGCACCTCGATCGCCTGCCGCAGCGCCGGCCGCTTCCACGGGCCCATGGTCGTCTCCATGCGGCCCGTCGCCGCCGAGCACCTGGCCAAGGCCGTCACCGCCAGCGCCCGGTTCCCCGGCGCGCACGGCGCCCCCGTGCACATTGGAAATCCCGACGCCATCGGCATTCGCGACATCACCCGCCCCGACTGGGGTGATGCGCAGGAGTTTCGCGCCGGCGACGTTCCCGTGTTCTGGGCGTGCGGCGTCACACCGCAGGCGGTAGCGCTGGCTTCCCGGCCCCCGTTGATGATCACCCACAGCC